Proteins co-encoded in one Methylomonas albis genomic window:
- a CDS encoding thiol-disulfide oxidoreductase DCC family protein yields the protein MNTEYDLTLLYDGRCPICRQEVTWLQSRNKQNKLALQDIHAEGFSPAHYGKSLDELMAEIHGVRADGRLIKGMPVFYAAYSAVGLGWLMAPTGWPLLKPLFDRLYAWFARHRLRFSTLFGAKPCQNKIHTDIE from the coding sequence ATGAATACTGAATACGACTTAACTCTACTTTACGACGGTCGCTGTCCCATTTGTCGGCAGGAAGTCACTTGGTTGCAGTCGCGAAACAAGCAAAACAAACTGGCTTTGCAAGATATTCATGCCGAGGGTTTCAGTCCGGCGCACTATGGCAAATCGCTGGACGAATTGATGGCGGAAATCCATGGCGTGCGCGCCGATGGCCGTCTGATCAAAGGCATGCCGGTGTTTTACGCGGCCTACAGCGCTGTCGGTTTGGGATGGCTGATGGCGCCCACCGGCTGGCCCCTGCTAAAACCGCTGTTTGACCGTCTGTATGCATGGTTTGCCCGGCACCGTTTACGTTTCAGTACCTTGTTTGGCGCCAAACCCTGCCAAAACAAAATTCATACCGACATCGAATAA